A stretch of the Oligoflexus sp. genome encodes the following:
- a CDS encoding TRAP transporter TatT component family protein: MAYYGSRSPMMGGSAEKAKQHYDRIQAMNQKKFILADVYYARYAMVQQNNRAEFEKLLKPLLKPTTEPTEPSTLRLYNELAKNRAQLYLKSIDDLF, translated from the coding sequence CATGGCTTACTACGGCTCGCGATCGCCGATGATGGGCGGCAGCGCGGAAAAAGCCAAACAGCATTACGATCGCATTCAGGCCATGAATCAAAAGAAATTTATCCTGGCTGACGTGTACTACGCACGCTACGCGATGGTTCAGCAGAATAACAGGGCCGAGTTCGAGAAACTTCTGAAGCCGTTGCTGAAGCCCACGACCGAACCGACCGAACCATCGACGCTTCGTCTGTATAACGAGCTGGCAAAAAATCGAGCGCAGTTATATCTTAAAAGCATCGATGATTTGTTTTAA